A genome region from Salvia splendens isolate huo1 chromosome 19, SspV2, whole genome shotgun sequence includes the following:
- the LOC121779631 gene encoding uncharacterized protein LOC121779631, producing MSNNLVSQYPISDRQLAQMEHGSSSLEFPAPEMPMKMAGQVSSNPEPQHFSVPVDRSGLLESLSGDSGFNTSLLPNNMRGHNEYSGVGMGSNQVWMSNQLGPEHAISPNSIAAQKASFPLKRKAEMEPSSNSDTSLQLTEPYNRPAHVGSDANSPGYLQHSAHQKRTAQSQSRLGSPVTPVQPIKKMMRNDSMSGKSGLQRGQTGKRQTAQTGSASKVRSDSSEGIRSKLRESLSAALALACQNQENALITQKNQQDTHNATDPRDSHVSSSSEGGQVPVSGSADFFRSNELASFNKTGGSQVFTAELPHGESRGNEAQAFQGFQYSLPDEDVPFGDNFFVKDDLLQGNGLSWAFDFDMHMGEGKESQHTEKSLKEEAIMPKQEVETLTPEDLAFKIEAELFKLFGDANKKYREKGRSLLFNLKDRNNPELRERVMSGKISPERLCSMSAEELASKELTEWRMAKAEELAQMKVLPDTEVDIRRLVRKTHKGEFQVEVEHDDPIVAEVSAGTSLLTRPLKKKTVESQSPSGASVEDKEKVAGQGSSLEGPDLPGSLIIQTDGTDPMQGMMVDELKDTDLPPIVSLDEFMESLNNEPPFENLSADGGKKSPVSYGESPKRPSNLRASNRVSEIRKDATPKKAPFVKKPNTKDLSGSPAKETARPSDVPKKADLVWNGILQLNISSSITVGGLFYSGEKTSTKEWSGSLEIKGRVRVDAFEKFLQELPMSRTRAVMVLHFILRDKSSEEQRSNLTEAISSYIGDERLGYAEPVAGVELYLCPPASRMFEMLNKHILRERPGTEESFENGLIGVVVWRRAHISNAISPNSSSHQKHAFKKQPLAAPPKRFHDSPNLNPNTPTRKSQLPPPDDDNDDIPPGFGPGAAEKDDDDLPEFNFSARELNPSASRNSLHGFKKLTRPVEDVRELIKKYGQGGPSVVNSKSVVVDDRRFGIEPWNDDDDDDIPEWRPQAPQLPHHQAYAVPHGHQLPLHLHPSDGRTPPPAVTQLQRPPGGAWAAPPGYQHGPRWRQY from the exons ATGTCCAACAATTTGGTTTCCCAGTACCCGATCTCAGATAGGCAGTTGGCGCAGATGGAGCATGGTTCTAGCTCTCTTGAATTTCCAGCGCCAGAGATGCCTATGAAAATGGCAGGGCAGGTATCAAGCAATCCTGAGCCACAGCATTTCTCTGTACCAGTAGATCGAAGTGGTCTATTAGAGTCTCTCTCTGGTGATTCTGGGTTCAATACCTCATTGTTGCCGAATAATATGCGGGGGCATAATGAATATTCTGGTGTTGGTATGGGATCAAACCAAGTTTGGATGTCGAACCAGCTAGGTCCGGAGCATGCAATTTCTCCCAACAGCATAGCTGCACAGAAGGCTTCATTCCCATTGAAGCGGAAGGCTGAGATGGAACCGTCGTCAAACAGTGATACTTCTCTGCAATTGACAGAGCCTTACAATCGGCCAGCACATGTGGGATCTGATGCTAATTCTCCTGGATATCTGCAGCATTCAGCACATCAAAAGAGAACTGCCCAATCCCAGTCTCGATTGGGCTCTCCAGTTACGCCTGTTCAACCTATCAAGAAAATGATGCGGAATGACTCCATGTCTGGTAAGTCTGGCTTACAGCGTGGGCAAACTGGAAAGCGACAAACTGCCCAAACTGGATCTGCATCAAAGGTTCGTTCAGATTCATCCGAAGGAATAAGGTCTAAACTGAGGGAATCTTTGTCTGCGGCATTGGCTTTGGCATGTCAGAACCAGGAAAATGCCTTGATAACTCAGAAAAACCAGCAGGATACACATAATGCCACGGACCCACGGGATTCTCATGTCTCTAGTTCTAGTGAGGGAGGTCAGGTTCCTGTTTCTGGTTCTGCAGACTTTTTCCGTTCAAATGAATTGGCCTCATTTAACAAAACAGGTGGTTCTCAGGTATTTACTGCTGAGCTACCTCATGGTGAAAGTAGAGGGAATGAAGCTCAGGCTTTCCAGGGGTTCCAGTATAGTTTGCCTGATGAGGATGTTCCATTTGGTGATAACTTCTTTGTTAAAGATGATCTTCTGCAGGGCAATGGGCTTTCTTGGGCATTTGATTTTGATATGCATATGGGAGAGGGTAAGGAAAGTCAACATACTGAAAAGTCGCTGAAAGAGGAAGCAATTATGCCGAAACAAGAAGTTGAAACTTTGACACCAGAAGACTTGGCTTTCAAAATTGAAGCTGAGTTGTTTAAATTATTTGGTGATGCGAACAAAAAATATAGAGAGAAAGGCAGGTCTCTTTTGTTCAACCTCAAAGATCGTAACAATCCGGAACTGAGAGAAAGAGTCATGTCTGGCAAAATATCTCCGGAAAGGTTATGTTCAATGTCAGCTGAAGAGCTTGCCTCCAAGGAGTTAACAGAGTGGCGTATGGCAAAAGCAGAAGAGTTGGCACAGATGAAAGTCTTACCTGATACTGAGGTTGATATAAGACGTTTGGTCAGGAAAACACACAAGGGTGAGTTTCAGGTGGAAGTGGAGCATGATGATCCCATTGTTGCAGAGGTATCTGCTGGGACTTCTTTGTTGACACGACCTTTAAAGAAAAAAACTGTTGAATCTCAATCTCCTTCTGGAGCTAGCGTTGAAGATAAAGAGAAGGTTGCAGGCCAAGGGAGCAGTTTAGAAGGCCCGGATCTCCCAGGCAGCCTGATTATTCAGACAGATGGAACTGATCCAATGCAAGGAATGATGGTGGATGAACTCAAGGATACTGACCTGCCTCCTATTGTTTCGTTGGATGAGTTTATGGAGTCCCTTAATAATGAACCTCCATTTGAGAATCTATCTGCAGATGGGGGGAAGAAGTCTCCTGTATCATATGGAGAAAGCCCAAAACGTCCTAGCAACCTAAGGGCATCTAATCGTGTTTCAGAAATACGAAAAGATGCTACCCCCAAAAAGGCTCCTTTTGTCAAGAAACCTAACACGAAGGATTTGAGTGGTAGTCCTGCAAAAGAAACAGCTCGTCCTAGTGATGTACCGAAGAAAGCTGATTTAGTCTGGAATGGTATCCTTCAGCTCAACATATCATCCTCAATCACTGTTGGTGGCCTATTTTACAG TGGTGAGAAGACATCAACAAAGGAGTGGTCTGGTTCTCTTGAGATCAAGGGCAGAGTTAGAGTCGATGCATTTGAAAAATTTCTCCAAGAACTCCCCATGTCCCGAACACGTGCAGTCATG gTTCTCCACTTCATTTTGAGGGACAAATCATCCGAGGAGCAGCGTTCTAACCTCACTGAG GCTATTAGCTCGTACATAGGTGACGAGAGGCTGGGATACGCTGAGCCAGTCGCAGGCGTCGAGCTCTACCTCTGCCCGCCGGCTTCTAGAATGTTTGAAATGTTGAACAAGCATATACTCCGGGAACGCCCAGGAACTGAGGAATCCTTCGAAAACGGACTAATTGGTGTAGTTGTATGGAGAAGAGCTCATATAAGCAACGCAATATCACCTAATTCATCTTCCCACCAAAAACACGCCTTCAAAAAGCAACCTTTAGCTGCTCCCCCTAAGAGATTTCATGACTCGCCGAATCTTAATCCTAATACCCCAACTAGGAAATCCCAGCTGCCCCCGCCAGATGACGACAATGATGACATCCCGCCTGGGTTCGGCCCTGGCGCAGCGGAGAAGGACGACGATGATTTACCCGAATTCAACTTCTCTGCCAGGGAATTGAACCCGTCAGCGTCTCGTAATTCACTACACGGTTTTAAAAAGCTGACAAGACCAGTAGAGGATGTGAGAGAGCTTATTAAGAAATATGGGCAAGGTGGGCCTAGTGTGGTGAACAGTAAGAGTGTGGTAGTAGATGATAGGAGATTCGGGATTGAACCTTGGAATGATGACGACGATGATGATATACCGGAGTGGCGGCCCCAGGCCCCACAGCTGCCGCACCACCAGGCTTACGCGGTGCCCCACGGCCATCAGCTGCCGCTGCACTTACATCCTAGTGATGGTCGTACGCCGCCTCCTGCTGTGACCCAGCTGCAGCGGCCACCCGGTGGAGCTTGGGCTGCGCCACCGGGTTACCAACATGGTCCGAGATGGAGGCAGTACTAG